The following coding sequences are from one Leishmania donovani BPK282A1 complete genome, chromosome 3 window:
- a CDS encoding TLD domain protein, conserved, translated as MERLSAGPAGGDAAETAAVPPGTAVGGRPPSQASTSTASPPPVATQLTDTQLLQLSLCSAVASAAAGKATVAANNYALVIKIIFRKCFLLEELVLLALAMGYETRKAAHAASPHVAGDDGRKSSGPGRGAAGSGPHDCPLSAGATHEQLVDPLANMGTLLPPGLGEDDYDEERTYSEQKEQREQHQRHQYVRTPPAARDGASIASTVSSASPTAHDSTPGYDAATARWLACLLAKVHPDALPIATLEKICKVPLTGSPNAAASSPARGGAAARRQVASTTAAASIGNWPSATGVNDSPSMSTVAVLPLLPSLKSSPTPSPPGAASPMPVGGRRDMPTGSPNSNSDAAPSLAAAAPFSTSLSLLFATLLWDVACALWNEGFIEDAHHWLSVMDVRRLWKLYKDLCRGGEAAAFREPPEESVKSGDRACALSWPAVLAESCAADMSPSSRRPSRSSAATESPSGGAGQTNHSSGAQQENVVSSPAVPPPRQGILLSALAQVGGPLPMTDLAACFTDPAEFEVGNVGKDAVAAAAQSRTEERSVGDDAAAMHAETRTAALARFVRRLARRTSALRDLCGLMIACETAEDVFYVMYALSSALVTQQWKYGQQQERQRADEAAAAARGAAATTASATATTTNGGLSELLIIANLLIELFITKRAQQLLLEEGGLDEFASGIATAPSPLAADGRGGSAEDAPRGLSRQQQRRRTDRAIRRACDEVVCAFTNGRCLTLYALESYGIPPPCDGDSNTAEAQLLAPELPYVLVSNLLSSTLNYSTRYLFSKVYHGVMGCRGHAAAERHQEAEMSNPSPSSSPAEAAAATSIPSHPNRTRRATDEEKERRRAWTRPPAAAVTAAAAPQRTPPLHAHASPASASATITASVQSVAGELFGLMRKTAVNWRDLGNFGHAGVALQSCSRDNCNYGCRHHHHDVRPSFSMADAPGGDPLRGREGGGGYAERLAAARREHRAAAGDGGSKERVQLGEATPWSAGSPATVTSNNSSLADARSTTGAYRGRADGDAPSMSLPCRAGRSRGCALKTRGVGAAEMMLPSSSSIAVSLLAEENELTGLADAVNDLYLAPAAPASQEEAPPSPPQSATVVHTAAAHLQSRSPSEAVSLRLLALLYRYPQLHTLEPVTSSHVGLVAKELNKALHILQTAMRGRFGDGWWLQWRSRREGETQRYYARALADAQRGGYPLSLPATALPSPPARVAGVAGAAVAPPRTIGMSAVQPDPSLLLVGARPWHASVAHEQGKMNAWGLDARGCNGVPPPSAPPPSSGAHTVLSDLWCTRTLTIPTDEELRKPLQDLRGHFTGTTTSPAASRATAAAATDTTSASAAAMHEDAQAAGMLLDVDWDIPPAYTPDVSLDFSAFTTTSVETQESTRQLVESLQQREQALGDDGDGRDDDYSCDDAAGAPGVSVLSRACRRLLHNELPLLQQYSPWRVIYSTRMHGISLSTLFSNCRREAERQGLSGYAANSVVSTTPSDSKPMLLVLELPSSATLQFSEDDAGVREAWADADTSSSTARPDAPRQTDGGRRRHHCHNKLFVGAFLSDLLRLESRRYYGSQECFVFQLFVPGTVGGEATASGASAASAGPQLRVYRATRSNTQYINCRATSIVIGGGDGGSSIYLDDTLCHGATSACATFASPPLSTWVSTPCEAAGDGADGESDMHRRQKSLCVLNVEVIVMDA; from the coding sequence ATGGAGCGCTTGAGCGCGGGCCCGGCGGGTGGTGACGCCGCCGAAACCGCGGCAGTGCCACCGGGCACCGCCGTTGGTGGCCGCCCGCCCAGTCAGGCTTCCACGTCCACGGCGTCCCCGCCCCCGGTGGCCACGCAGCTGACCgacacgcagctgctgcagctctccctttgcagcgccgtcgcgtcggcggctgccggAAAGGCGACCGTTGCCGCGAACAACTACGCCCTCGTCATCAAGATCATCTTCCGCAAGTGCTTCCTGCTGGAGGAGCTCGTGTTGCTGGCGCTCGCCATGGGCTACGAGACTCGCAAAGCCGCTCATGCCGCTTCCCCTCACGTCGCCGGCGATGACGGCCGTAAAAGCAGCGGCcccggccgcggcgctgcagggagTGGCCCGCACGACTGTCCGCTCTCCGCTGGTGCAACACACGAGCAGCTGGTGGATCCACTGGCAAACATGGGCACGCTTCTGCCGCCTGGCTTGGGCGAGGATGACTACGACGAGGAGCGCACGTACTCTGAACAGAAGGAGCAACGTGAACAGCATCAGCGGCATCAGTACGTCCGGACCccaccagcggcgcgggACGGCGCCAGTATCGCCTCTACGGTGTCGTCGGCCAGCCCCACAGCACACGACTCGACGCCAGGGTACGACGCCGCAACCGCACGGTGGCTCGCCTGTCTGCTCGCCAAGGTGCATCCAGATGCGCTGCCGATCGCCACACTGGAGAAGATCTGCAAAGTACCCCTGACGGGCTCACCTAACGCGGCAGCATCATCACCTGCACGCGGCGGGGCAGCTGCTCGTCGGCAAGTCGCAAGCACTACCGCCGCGGCCAGCATTGGCAACTGGCCGTCTGCTACTGGAGTGAACGACTCCCCATCGATGAGCACCGTTGCCGTCttgcctctgctgccctcTCTCAAGTCGTCGCCGACCCCATCGCCGCCcggcgcggcatcgccgaTGCCCGTTGGCGGAAGAAGAGACATGCCGACTGGCAGTCcaaacagcaacagcgacgccgccccGTCGttggcggccgctgcgcccttctccacctcACTCTCGCTTCTGTTCGCGACCCTCCTCTGGGACGTCGCCTGCGCGCTGTGGAACGAGGGCTTCATCGAGGATGCGCACCACTGGCTCTCCGTCATGGACGTGCGACGGCTGTGGAAGCTCTACAAAGACTTGtgccgcggtggcgaggCCGCTGCCTTCAGAGAGCCCCCAGAGGAGAGCGTGAAGAGTGGCGACCGCGCCTGTGCGCTGAGCTGGCCGGCGGTGTTGGCagagagctgcgccgcagacatgtcgccgtcctcgcgcCGGCCATCGCGGtcatcggcagcgacggaaAGCCCGTCAGGAGGCGCCGGCCAGACTAACCACTCCAgtggcgcgcagcaggagaacGTCGTTTCCAGTCCAGCTGTGCCACCACCTCGACAAGGGATCCTGCTCTCTGCCCTTGCTCAGGTTGGCGGGCCGCTGCCCATGACCGACTTGGCCGCGTGCTTCACCGACCCGGCAGAGTTCGAGGTCGGCAACGTGGGCAaggacgcggtggcggctgccgcgcagtCGAGGACGGAGGAGCGCAGTGtgggcgacgacgcagcagcgatgcatgCGGAGACACGAACGGCTGCCCTCGCCAGATTtgtccgccgcctcgcacgccgcacgagcGCGCTGCGTGACCTCTGCGGGCTCATGATCGCCTGCGAGACAGCCGAAGACGTTTTCTACGTCATGTACGCCCTGAGCAGCGCTCTCGTGACACAGCAGTGGAAGTacggccagcagcaggagcgacagcgagcggacgaagcagcagctgcggccagaggggcagccgccaccacagccTCAGCCACCGCGACTACGACTAACGGCGGGCTGTCTGAGCTGCTCATCATTGCGAACCTCCTCATCGAACTCTTCATAACGAAGCGggcccagcagctgctgttgGAAGAGGGCGGACTGGACGAATTCGCCTCTGgcatcgccaccgcgccgtcgccgctggcggcggacGGACGTGGGGGTAGTGCGGAGGATGCACCGCGCGGGCTTTcacgtcagcagcagcggcggcgcaccgacCGCGCCATTCGCCGCGCGTGCGACGAGGTTGTCTGCGCCTTCACGAATGGGCGCTGTCTAACCCTCTATGCACTCGAATCGTATGGCATCCCGCCCccgtgcgacggcgacagcaaCACCGCGGAGGCGCAACTGTTGGCACCTGAGCTACCCTACGTTCTCGTGAGCAACCTACTGAGCAGCACGCTCAACTACTCCACTCGCTACCTCTTTAGCAAGGTGTACCACGGCGTCATGGGGTGCCGCGGCCACGCCGCGGCAGAGCGCCATCAGGAGGCTGAGATGAGCAACCCATCACCATCATCTTCGCCAgcagaggccgccgccgccacgtctATCCCAAGTCATCCGAACCGCACACGACGCGCCACAGatgaggagaaggagcgccgccgcgcatggACGaggccgcctgctgctgctgtcactgcagcggcggcgccgcagaggacgccaccgctgcacgcacacgcttcaCCAGCATCGGCATCCGCGACCATCACAGCCTCCGTGCAGAGCGTCGCTGGCGAGCTCTTCGGCCTCATGAGGAAGACGGCGGTGAACTGGCGCGACCTCGGCAACTTCGGTCACGCCGGTGTAGCCCTGCAGTCATGCAGCAGGGACAACTGCAACTACGGCTGTAGgcatcaccaccacgacgTGCGACCGTCCTTCAGCATGGCTGATGCGCCTGGCGGTGATCCGCTGCGTGGACgggaaggcggtggcgggtATGCAGAGcgtctcgccgccgcgcgccgcgagCATCGCGCGGCCGCGGGGGACGGTGGCAGCAAAGAACGAGTGCAGCTCGGGGAGGCGACGCCGTGGTCGGCTGGATCACCCGCAACGGTCaccagcaacaacagcagcttAGCGGACGCCCGaagcaccaccggcgcctACCGCGGCAGGGCCGACGGCGATGCACCGTCTATGTCGCTTCCGTGCCGGGCTGGTCGAAGCCGCGGGTGCGCGCTCAAGacgaggggggtgggggctgcgGAAATGATgctgccgtcctcctcgtccatcGCGGTGTCGCTCTTGGCTGAAGAGAACGAACTGACAGgcctcgccgacgccgtcaaCGACCTCTACCTCGCccccgcagcgcctgcgagCCAAGAAGAagcaccaccgtcgccgccgcagtcggcgacggtggtgcacACGGCAGCCGCCCACCTCCAGAGCCGATCCCCTAGCGAGGCCGTCAGCCTGCGGCTACTCGCACTGCTGTATCGGTacccgcagctgcacacgctgGAGCCGGTCACATCGAGCCACGTTGGCCTTGTAGCGAAGGAGCTGAACAAGGCCCTGCACATCCTACAGACGGCGATGCGGGGCCGTTTTGGCGATGGGTGGtggctgcagtggcgctcACGACGCGAGGGCGAGACGCAGCGCTACTACGCACGCGCTCTggcggatgcgcagcgcggcggctaCCCCCTGAGCTTGCCGGCCACGGCATTGCCATCGCCCCCCGCAAGGGTTGCAGGAGtagctggcgctgcggtggcaccACCGAGGACGATAGGCATGTCCGCGGTGCAGCCAGACCCGTCCCTGCTTCTTGTCGGAGCTCGGCCTTGGCACGCCTCCGTCGCGCATGAGCAGGGTAAGATGAACGCGTGGGGGCTGGACGCGAGGGGGTGCAATGGCGTACCCccgccgtccgcgccgccaccgtcctCGGGGGCACACACGGTTCTCTCCGACCTGtggtgcacgcgcaccttGACGATACCGACGGATGAGGAGCTGCGAAAGCCTCTTCAAGATCTGAGGGGGCATTTTACGGGCACCACTACTTCGCCAGCCGCGTCCAgggcaacggcagccgctgcgacgGACACCACGTCCGCgtccgcggcagcgatgcacgAAGACGCGCAGGCGGCTGGGATGCTGCTCGATGTAGACTGGGACATCCCACCAGCCTACACGCCCGACGTCTCACTCGACTTCTCAGCCTTCACGACGACGTCGGTGGAGACGCAGGAGAGCACGCGGCAGCTCGTGGAgtctctgcagcagcgggagcaggCGCttggcgacgacggtgacggccGTGACGACGATTACAGCTGTGACGACGCCGCAGGTGCGCCCGGCGTGTCGGTGCtgtcgcgtgcgtgtcggcggctgctgcacaacgAGCTGCCATTGCTGCAGCAGTACAGCCCGTGGCGCGTCATCTACAGTACGCGGATGCATGGCATCAGCCTAAGCACGCTCTTCTCCAACTGCCGCCGTGAGGCGGAGCGCCAGGGCCTCTCCGGCTACGCCGCCAACTCTGTAGTGTCCACCACGCCGTCGGACTCTAAGCCGATGCTGCTCGTTCTGGAgttgccgtcgtcggcaACGCTGCAATTCTCCGAGGATGACGCCGGCGTGCGAGAGGCTTGGGCCGACGCCGACACGTCCTCCTCTACAGCTCGGCCGGATGCGCCCAGGCAAACCGatggtggccgccgccgccaccattGCCACAACAAACTCTTCGTTGGCGCTTTCCTCTCCGACTTGCTGCGACTCGAGTCGCGGCGGTACTACGGCAGTCAAGAGTGTTTTGTGTTCCAGCTGTTCGTGCCTGGCACTGTCGGGGGCGAAGCGACCGCGTCCGGCGCGTCCGCTGCCTCAGCGGGGCCGCAGCTCCGTGTGTACCGCGCCACTCGCAGCAACACGCAGTACATCAACTGCCGCGCCACGTCCATCGTgatcggcggtggtgacggcgggaGCAGCATCTACCTTGACGACACCCTCTGCCACGGTGCGacaagcgcgtgcgccacgtttgcgtcgccgccgctgagcacCTGGGTGTCGACTCCGTGCGAAGCGGCCGGGGACGGTGCCGATGGCGAGAGCGACATGCACAGGCGGCAGAAAAGTTTGTGCGTCTTGAACGTGGAGGTCATTGTGATGGACGCGTAG
- a CDS encoding 60S acidic ribosomal protein P2, putative — translation MSAETLACTYAALMLSDAGLPTSAENIAAAVKAAGV, via the coding sequence ATGTCCGCTGAGACCCTCGCGTGCACGTACGCCGCGCTCATGCTGAGTGACGCCGGCCTGCCCACCTCGGCCGAGAacatcgccgcggcggtgaaggcggccgGCGTC
- a CDS encoding 60S acidic ribosomal protein P2, putative — protein MSAETLACTYAALMLSDAGLPTSAENIAAAVKAAGVEMRPTLPIIFARFLEKKSVETLMAAAAAQAPTAASAPSPAAGAASAAAAGGKVEDKKKDEPEEEGDDDMGFGLFD, from the coding sequence ATGTCCGCTGAGACCCTCGCGTGCACGTACGCCGCGCTCATGCTGAGTGACGCCGGCCTGCCCACCTCGGCCGAGAacatcgccgcggcggtgaaggcggccgGCGTCGAGATGCGCCCCACCCTGCCCATCATCTTTGCCCGCTTCCTGGAGAAGAAGTCCGTGGAGACGCtgatggcggccgccgccgcgcaggccCCGACGGCCGCGTCCGCCCCGTCTCCGGCGGcgggcgccgcctccgctgcagcggccggcgGCAAGGTGGAGGACAAGAAGAAGGACGAgcctgaggaggagggcgacgacgacatggGTTTTGGTCTGTTCGACTGA